The sequence below is a genomic window from Selenomonas ruminantium subsp. lactilytica TAM6421.
CCTGCCCAGCCCAAAGAAAATACCCGCACCCGCGCAGAAAACCAGCTCAAGGAACTCGGCATCCGCAGCGCCCCCGGTGCGCAGGATCTGTTGAATATTGTCAGCTATATCGAAAAAAACGGCGGTGAAATTACCGCCTTAAAAGGCCTGTTCACCGCCGTCGCCGAAAGACACGGCGCCGAAGAGCCAGCCAAAGAAGCCAAAGCCATGGAACAGCGCCTGCGCCGCACCATTTATCAGGCCCATATCAACGTGGCCAGCATGGGCGTCCTCGACTATACCAACCCCAAGTTCGAAGACTATGCTCCGCTGTATTTCGACTACAACGATATCCGGAATACCATGCGCCTGCTGGAAAACGACGAGAAACCCAGTCCATCCCAAGTACATATTAACATGAAGAAATTCCTGCATGCGCTCTATGACAACGCCCAAAAAGGGAAATAATCCCCAGCGCCATGAAGTTATCCACAGTTTTATCCACATTATCCCTATTTTTGTGGATAACCTGTGCATTTTATGCCTATTTATCCACAAAATACTGTTCATAAAAAAGACGCATTCAAATGAATGCGTCTTTTTGTTTACGGTATAATCTTACAGTACCTTGCTCAGGTAAGCTTTGATTTCGTCGCCATCTTCCATCTTCATCACGTCAGCGAGGATTTCCTTAGCCTTCGTGGAGCTGATGTTGCGGATCTTTTCCTTAACACGCGGAATGGACGGAGCGGACATGGAGAGTTCGCTGATGCCCATAGCCATCAGGATAACAGCAGCGTTCGGATCGCTGGCCATTTCACCACACATGCCGGCCCAGATGCCGTTTTCACGGGCGCTGGTGATGGTGCGCTGAATCAGCTGCAGTACAGCCGGGTTGAAGTGGTTGTAGAGTTCAGCGATGTTGGCATTGCCGCGGTCGCAAGCCAGCGTGTACTGAACCAGGTCGTTGGTGCCGATGGAGAAGAAGTCCACGTATTTGGCCAGAACCGGCGTCATAACAGCAGCAGCCGGCGTCTCAACCATGATACCAACCTGAACATCTTCAGCATAAGCCTTGCCCTCATGGGTCAGTTCCAGCTTAGCTTCTTCGATGAATTCTTTAACCTTCTTGAATTCAGCTACGTTGATGACCATCGGTACCATGATACCAACCTTGCCATATACGCCAGCACGCAGGATTGCCTTCAGCTGCGGCAGGAAGAGGTCGCGGCGCTGCAGGCTGATGCGGACTGCACGGTAGCCCAGGAACGGGTTTTCTTCTTCCGGAATGTTCAGGTACGGCAGGGGTTTGTCACCACCGATATCCATGGTGCGGATAACGCAGAGGTTGCCCTGGCACTTTTCCACAGCTTCTTTGTAAGCCTTGAACTGGTCTTCTTCGTTCGGAATGTCCTGACGGCCCATGAACACGAACTCAGAACGGAACAGGCCTACGCCTTTAGCACCATACTTGAGGGCGTTGTCCACATCCATATGCGTACCGATGTTGGCCATCAGGTCAACTTTCACGCCGTCCGTGGTAACAGCCGGCAGGTCTTTGAGCTGTGCATAATGAGCAGCCAGTTCCTGCTGCTTCTTGATCTTTTCGTTGTAGCCAGCCAGTTCTTCTTCGCTGGGGTTCACGATGATCTTCCCTTCTTCACCGTCCATGATGACATGGTCGCCGTCAGCGATCTTGTCGATGCGGTCTTCCTTGTTGAGGCCAACAATGGTCGGAATAGCACGAGCCTTAGCGATGATAACAGCATGAGCCGTCGTGGAGCCGGAACCCAGGATTACACCGGCAATCTTGTCCGTCGGCATACCAGCGATAACGGAAGGCTCGATTTCACGGCCGCAGAGGATAACTTTTTCATCGCCCAGTTCCGGTTCTTTTACGCCCAGGATGTACTTGGCAACGCGCTTACCAACGTCACGGAGGTCAACTGCGCGGGCTGCGAAGTATTCATCTTCCATGGACTCGAACATCTGAGCCTGTTCTTCGGCAGCTTTGAGCACAGCCTGCGGAGCATTGGCTTCTTCATCCAGCTTTTCTTCGATCTTCTGGGCCATCATGGGATCCTGCACCATCATGCGATGAGCTTCCATGATTGCAGCCTGCTCCACCATTTCCTGCTTCTGCAGGCGTTCGATGTTTTCACGCAGAGTTTCAGCAACGGCGGTCAGGGCATCCTGAGCCTTCTTTGCTTCTACTTCCTTGCTTTCCGGCTGGTAGTTCACCAGATAGCCGTCCAGGTTCTGACCTGCCAGCATGATCTTACCGATGGCGATACCGGAAATAACACCTTTACCTCTGATTGCGTCTGCCATTTTAATTTTCCCCCTGAATAGATAATTCGATACATACAAGAAACGCCTTCCTCCAAAGTTCCAATCCTTGGAAAGAAGGCGATTCCTAAAATTCCAATTAGTTCTTATTCTTCGCCGAACTTGGAATCAACGAGCTCTTTCAGAGCCTTTACTGCATCTGCTTCATCCGGGCCATCAGCAACGATCGTGATTTCCGTGCCCTGAACGAGGCCCATGCTCATGATCATGAGAATGGACTTAGCATCAACCGTCTTGCCCTTGGCCTGGATCTGAACCTTGGACTTGAACTTCGTAGCCGTCTGTACGAAGATGGATGCCGGGCGGGCATGGATACCAGTTTTGTTTTCGATAGTTACTACTTCCTGAGTCATTTGAATACCTCTCCTCTTCACATAACATATCCTGAATCGCCAATGCGATTTACGAACATGAATTATTTTAACTGCCCTATATAAATGCAAGCAGCGTGCCAACTTTTAAATCTCGGGTAAAAATTCCCCAAAATCAGTTGCAACTCCTGCATTTACAGGGTTCAGCAAAATGAAAAATAAGATTTAATTCCCGCACTCTGTATTGGAACAATTATTATTTTGGTAAAAATTACCAATTTTATTGGTTTTATTGGTAAAAATTACCAGATATGGTATTTTTTACCAAAATCAAGAAAGTCCGTATTTTCTTGCTTTCGCTGCCACAGTCTTATGGGTGATCCGGAGTTCCTTGGCCGCCGCGTTGAAACTGCCGCACTGCTTGAGGGCCTTGGCAATGATGCGCTTCTCGTATTCCTCCCAGGGAAGCACGGCGCTTTCCTCATCCAGGCGCTGCACCTCCCGGTCAGCCGCCTCCCCTTTTATATAGGAAGGCAACGAAGCCACCGTGATGGTATCGCTGTCCATCAGCGTGATCACCCGCTCGATGACATTTTCCAGTTCCCGCACGTTGCCCAGCCACTTGTAGCGCATCAGGATATCCATGGCCTCCGGCGTGATGCTGCGCACCGTCTTGCCGGTGACCGCACTGATCTTTTCAATGAAATGCTCCACCAGCAGCGGGATATCGTCAATCCGCTCCCGCAACGGCGGCAGGATAATGGGAATGACATTGAGACGGTAATAGAGGTCATCCCGGAAGGTGCCCTCCTTCACCATATCTTCCAAATGACGGTTCGTGGCCGCAATGATACGCACATCCACATGGACGGTTTCCTCGCCGCCCACCCGGTCGAATTCCTTCTGCTGCAGCACCCGCAGCAGCTTGACCTGCATCTTCTTGTCCATTTCGCCGATTTCATCCAGGAAAATCGTGCCATGGTCAGCCAGTTCAAACTTGCCCAGTTTCCGTTTGACGGCCCCCGTGAACGCGCCCTTTTCATGACCAAAAAGCTCCGATTCCAAAAGCGTGCCGGGAATGGCCCCACAGTTCACACGGATGAAAGGCCCCCGCCGCCGCTCGCTGGCATAGTGGATGCCCTCGGCAATGACTTCCTTACCTGTGCCGCTCTCGCCGCGGATCAGCACCGTGGCCCCGGAATTTGCCGCCTTGGAAGCCAGGGCCAGCACATCGATGACCTTGCCGCTCTTGCCGATATAGTTGGCAAAGGCATTGGCGGTCTTCTTCGTGCGCAGAAGTTCCTGTTCCAGATATTCCGCCTTGGCCGATACCTGCGACAACCGCGCCATCAGGTTCTGCAGTTCCGTGATATCCTTGATGACCGATACCACACCGGCAATCTCACCGTTGACGAAGATCGGATTTACATTGGCCACCACAGTGGTACCATCCTTCTTGCGGCTGATGCTGCCAATCCGGGCCACGCCCGTGCGCAGAACAGCGCAGCGGTTGCCATCCGGCGCCGTCTTGAAGACATTCTGCCCCATGACCATTTCCGGAGTCTTATGGACGATGCGCAGATAGGAGGGATTCACATAAGTTATCTCTCCCGTCCTGTCCACCACGCAGATGCCATCCTGCACCGCTTCCAAGATCATCTGCAGGCGTTCCTGCATCAGGGCATTTTCATGCAGGAGCTTATCCATCTCATGGATCTTGCCCGGCTCCCGCATCTCAAAATCTCCCTCGAGAAACCGCACCATCTCATAGACAGCCTGCCGCCCGGCATCCCCCTCCGCCGATACGAACAGGGAATCTCCCTTGCGTATCTTCAGGGCCACCAGCTTCATCAGGCTGCGCATTTCCAGCCTTTCACTGCGCCGGCTGCGCAGGAAAAGGGGCGTCGCATATTTCTCGCTTAGTTCTTGAGCCCGTTGAACGATCATCGCTGCAATACGTGCATGTATGCCGCTTTCATGATGAACCACGGCCTCCTGTTCATACATCACTTCGCATCGTTCCTTTCTCTTTCCTACATTATACATCAAAGAGCAGGCGGAATACAAAGTAAATTTATCTGCACAAAAGCCCTATAATATGGTATACTGTGGGGGGAAAGGTTTGTCTTTTTTGCACAAATGTGTGAAATACGACAGGAATTTTTCTATTATTGTCGAAAAGTTTATAAGATGGTGAGTATACTCTTAACGCTCACTTTCAGGAAGAGGTGGGAACGATGACATTCATCCTGATAACAGGCTCCATCATGACCATCAGCATCTTCCTCATTTATCGACTATGTCACTTTTTTGGGATCGAGATGAAATGGACTTCCTTAGCGCTCTGCGCCGTGATGGCCCTGCTGGTCAATGGTTTGGCAATCACCATGAGTCCCTTCCTCGACAAAGGACACTATCTGCGATTGGGGATATTAGTCGTAACAGCGGCTGCAGTAGTTACCTTTTTCAATGAACGGATGCTGCGCCGGGAGGAAGCCATTGCTGGCGGTTGTACGGTTCTGCATACAGAAGCCTTGCCGCCCGAGGATCAGCCCGCGCCGCCACCGGAAGACACAATTCTGGAGGCCAGACGCAAGACAGCGCCTGCGGACCTCGCGGAAAAACCTGCGGCAGAATCTCCGGAAAAGGCAGCTCCAACAGAAGCAACCCCCGCGGCTCCTGCTAAGCAAGCAGCCCAAAAGGCCATTGCCGAAGCCGAAGAAGCAGCCAGGATCATAGCCCAGAAGGCTGAAGCCAAAGCTAAGGCGGAAGAAGAAGCCAAGGCTAAGGCCAAAGCAGAAAAAGCAGCCAAACTGGAAGCCAAACGCAAAGCCCAGGAAGAAGCGGCTCGCAAAAAAGCAGAAGAACAGGCAAAAGCAGCTGCCGCGGCTAAGGCTAAAGCCGAGGCAGAAGAAAAGGCAAAAGCCGAAGCTGCCGCGAAAGCCAAGGCCCAGGCAGAAGAAAAGGCCCGCAAAAAAGCGGAAGCTGCTGCCAGAAAAGAGGCTCAGGAGCGCAAATTGGCCGAAAAACGCCGCGCCCACGAGCAGGAACTCAAAGCCGAACTTTCCGCTATGGACAGCCTGGACGCACTGCTGGACTTCGCCTACGAAGCAAAAGATGCGCAGCCCAAAGATGCCATCTTTGCTTATCACGAGGCCATCGACCGCTATAGCGACGACGATTACACGCCGTTCCTCGTCATTGAATTGGGGAATCTCTACAAGGAACAGGCCAACTACAGCGGTGCTATTGCCACCTACAAAAAGGCGCTCGATATACCCATCATTGCCCAAAACGATGCCATGTGTCAGGAATTCACCAAGAACATTCACTACCTTGGCACCGTTCAGGATATACTTGCCAAACATGCTGCGCTATCTACGCCTTTCCCGCAGATACCGGGGAATATTATGCAGGAAATCGAAGACGAATTTCAGGCTCACAAGGGCAGCGCAAAATAATTGGAGGAATTATTAATGAAGAAAAGTGTAGAAATCCTTGGTCTGCCGATCATCAGCATCACGGAAGGCCGCGAGCTGGGCGTCAGCAAAACGCTCCTCATCGATGCCAAAAACGGCACGGTAGCAGCCATCACCATTGAGGACGCTGACTGGTACCGTGGGGTAAAACTCATCCCCTACGAATCCGTTATCGCCATCGGTGACGATGCTGTCACCATCACCAACAGCGAAAACATCCTGACGCTGGACGCTGCCGGTGATTACGAAGCCCTGCTCGATGAAAACATCCGCATCATCGACACCAAGGCCATCACCAAATCCGGTACGATCCAGGGTAAAGTCACGGAACTCTACATCGGCGACGATGGCAAAATTGAAAAATGCGAAATCACTGCACCCGATGGCACGACGTCCGATGTCGCTACCGATCAGATTTCCATCTTCGGTAAGCAGGTAACGGTAATCGATCCCACCGGGGAAAAAAAAAATAGCGTAGCAGCCAAGGCTCCTGAAGCCCCCAAAGCTGCTCCCGCTGCGCCGGAAGCACCAAAGGCTGAAGAAGCACCAGTCGAAACTCCGAAAGCTGCTGAACCTGTCAAAGCAGAAGAAGCACCGAAAGCTGAGGAAAAAGCTGAAGAAGTAAAGCCAGAACCCAAGAAGGAAGCTCCGAAGGCTGCTCCCGCCCCCAAGGCTGAGCCCAAGAAAGAGGCTCCGAAAGCAGATGCTGCCAAACAGGCCGCTGCCGACAAAGCGTCCGAAGAACGCCATCGTCGATTTCTCCTGGGTAAAAAGGCCGCTCGCGACATTAAGATGGATAACGGCATCGTTATCGTAGAAGCCGGCCAGGACATCACCGAGGAAGTCCTCCAGAAGGCAAAACTGGCTAACAAGTTCATCGAACTTTCCATGAACGTACAGTAAAACAAATACAAAAAAGTCCGCTGAAACTTAGGAACAAGTTTCAGCGGACTTTTTTCAAACGCGCCTGTCAGTCTACAATAGCTTTGTAGTAAGTATAAGCCTGGAAGAAGGGCAGGATATCCTCTTTCCACTTGATGCCATTGGATTTTGGAACATAGACGATATCGCCGTCCTGCAAAGCCACATTCTGGGTAAGGTCATGGTGTCTGATAAAAGCCTTCATATTCAGCTGACGGTAATACATGGTGTTATCAATGACACGGATCACCTGTACACGAGTACTGCGGCCGCGACTAGTAAAACCACCGGCCGAAGTGATGGCGGCATAGGCACTGAGATTATCGATATTCATGTTCTTGATGCCCGGGCTGCCCACTTCCCCCATCACATAAACCTTGCGGGGGCCATAGCTTTTCATGGAAACCACAATGCTGGGAATCTTAATGTAACGGGACAGTTTTTCCTTGATGACTTCGCCGGCTTCCTCCAATGTCAGACCGGCCAGTTTTACCCCGCCCACATAGGGAAGGGTTGCATATCCATCCGGGCCGATGGCCACCACATCGCCACTGCTGTCCGTAGAACCGGTGCTATAGCCGATGCCATTGGGAAAGCCCAAAATGCTCAGCTGAATCACATCATACTTGGTCAGACGATATTCACTGGTCAGCTGGTCACGATGCAGGCTAGCCGTCTTAAAAATATTATGAGCTTTCACATAGCCATTGACCACCGGCTGAACCGATTCTGTGGCGGGCACTTCCACCATGTTGGCGCCGGCATTACCCGGAGCTGCATCAGCAGGTACATGTGCCAAAAGGGCCGCTGCAGCCAGCAGGCTGCAGATTATATGTTTCTTCATAATAAACACTTCCTTCTTATTTATTCGCAATCATCTTTTGCTTATTCAGCCTTCTGGGGCACGTCCGGCATTTCTCCCAGCGCATACTCACAGCACTGCTTCACCAGGCTGTTGACGGAAACATTCTGTTCTTTGGCGACTCGTTCCAACCGATCCACCAGATCCTGCGGAAACCGGAATGTCTTATTCACCATATCCTGACTCTGTTTTACGACAAACATTCTTCAGGCCCTCCTTTCTCCCCTTGCTGATAACGCTTTGCCATTCGATAAAAAGTCGAGCGGGACATTTTCAATTTGCGGCAGGCCTCCATCACACTGATTTCCCGAGCCTGCCACTCCTTCCATATATGCTTCCAGCCCTGCGGATACGCAATAGCTGGCCGTCCGAAACGGCGGCCAGCTTTTCTTGCTGCCTGAATCCCTTCCTGCTGACGCACGCTCCGCAACGCCTGCCTATCATCATCCCGCTGCTGATAAACCTGCAAAACATCCTTCAGTGTCTGGTAAACAACAACAGCTGACACCTCATCCAAATCCTGTAATGTGACTGGCAGCTCCAAAACCTGCAGACGAATCTGATGCTGCACCAAATAGTCCACTTCTTCGCGGACAGCCCTATCGCTATCCCCCAGTGCCGACAAATGCGCCACCATCAGCGTATCGCCTTCCCGCAGGAATCGCCTGAGCATCCGATACTGCCCACGCTCCGCCATATCCTCCAAGATGACATCTACACCAGCAAAGGAACGCAACTCCGCGACATCTGCCTCATTTTCTGCATATCCGTAAACCTTAGCTGCCATAAACATCACCTCCAAAGGATTTACTGTAACTAGTAGTTATCCTATGAATAATTTTAATCGGACACATACCCATTAGGATTTCTTTTCTGCCAATTCCATGAGTCACGACACATATCTTCGATGTCGAACTCGGCTTTCCAGCCCAGTTCTGCCAGAGCTTTTCCTGGTGCAGAATAACACGTCCCAATATCACCTGGTCGCCGCGGATCAATAACATAAGGAATTTCAATTCCCGTAGCATTCTCAAAGGCCTTAACGATTTCTAAAACGCTATACCCTTTCCCCGTACCAATATTGTAAATCTCAACACCGACATTCTTTTCCACAGCCTGCAAGGCAGCAACATGGCCACGGGCCAGATCCACCACATGAATATAATCCCGCACCCCGGTTCCATCCGGCGTGTCATAATCATTGCCAAAAACATGCAGGCATTCCAGTTTCCCTGCAGCCACCTGCGTAATATAAGGCATCAGATTGTTCGGTACACCATTGGGATTTTCACCAATCAGCCCGGAAGGATGCGCACCAATTGGATTGAAATACCGCAACAGCACCACATTCCAGGACGGGTCAGCTGTATGCAGATCCGTCAGGATCTGTTCAATCATCCATTTCGTCCAGCCGTAAGGATTCGTACACTTTCCCTTAGAAACATCCTCCGTAATGGGAATCACCGCAGGATCTCCATACACAGTGGCAGAAGACGAAAAAATGATATTTCTGCAGCCATGCTTCCGCAACACATCCACCAGCACCAAAGTCCCGCTAATATTGTTCTCGTAATACTCCAAAGGCAAGGAGACAGACTCGCCAACAGCCTTCAAACCGGCAAAATGAATGCAACAGTCAACGGGATGCTGATCGAGAACCGCAGACAGAGCATCATGATCCCTGATATCCACCTGATAAAAAGGAATGGAAACGCCCGTGATTTTTTCCACCCGCCGCATCGCTTCGGCAGAAGAATTAACAAAATTATCCACCACACATACGCTATGGCCCGCATACAGCAGTTCAATGATTGTGTGGGAACCAATAAAACCGGCTCCGCCTGTAAGTAAAATTTTCACTGTTAATCACCTCATAACTGTAAGAAACTACCCATTCAATGAACTCTGCGAGCTACGATCAAACGAACTTTTTCCCATCCTGCCAACACCATCACTCTGTTTTCACTTCTTATCATAATGAGCAACAGATAACACAGGCAGAACGCCCCCATAGACACTATTGCAGACACCATATCATAAAAAGGAAGCATCAAACGTATTTGCCAGGCCAAAACTCCAGCTATCCCGGCGGGCAGCGCAGCATTGGTTATACTCGCCAGCATCTTACGCAACGAAAAGCCCAAAATTTGCCGCATCATTATCATTTTGACCAAATTTATCCATACTGTACTGATGCAAACACCTACTGCGACAGCATTAAAACTAATCGTAGATGCATACCACAAGGCTATCCACAGGACAGGGAAATGCAATACTTGGGAAAAAGCAGATAAACGCGGCATTCCTTTAGCCCGCAAAGCCTCCGAAGCAAAACTGTTTACTAAGATTGACACTGCCTCTGTAAGACTCCTCAAGCCAAAGAAAAAATCCCCTTCCTGCCATTGTCCTCCTAACAGAATTCCCACCGCTACATCAGAAAACACAAACAACGACACTCCCAAAGGCAAAAGTACCAAAGCTACCTTAGTTTGCATATTGTACATCATTTGCCGAAACTCTGGCATATCATTTTGCAAACGCGACAACGCCACAAAAAGCACAGGCACAATTGCACCCGTTATCATACCAAAAGCTGCACCTGTAAGGCTTAATACACCACGATATAGCCCTAGATAATAACTACTAAGCAAAGTTCCTATCAAAAACATGCCGCCATATGTACTAAGCCAGATAGTCAGGGACTCAAAAAGCGTCCACAAGGAAAAGGACAGCATACGCCGCAGACAATCCATATCAAGACCTTTCGGCAGTGGCATATTGGTATAGTGACCTTGAATCAAACAGGTAGATATCTGCTGGGCCAGCATTCCCCAAACCAGCGCCCAATATCCCCATCCCATTATGGCCAGCGGAATTGTTACCACCACGGGAATTGTCAGCGTCAACAGTCGTAGTTTAAATAACAGTTTAAACTGGAAGCTACGCTTGAAAATTGCTGCCTGCATACCATTAAACGAAGTCAGCACGATCCCAAAGCCCGCTACCTTTATTCCCTCTGCCACTTCCGGTGTTCCCATCAGGGTGGCAATTTCTGTAGAAAACACCGCTAGCAAGCCCCAAATAATAAGTGCCAACAGGCAGGATGTCAGCAGTGCCGTACCAAAGCTTCTACGCTTTTCTTCTTCATCATAAAACTCATGCTGAATGAAATACTTTTGAAAACCGGCATCCGCAAACATTTCCGCAAAAGATGTGACCACCATAATGGCCGCCATGACACCATATGCCTCCGGCGTAAGCAATCGTGCCAATATCATCCCCGTTACCGGGGTGATTAGTTTTGCTATTAATTCCGTCAAAAATGACCATTTTGTCGCATTATTGACCTTACGATTTAAATCGCCTGTTTTATCCGCAATCTCCACGCTCCTACCAGAATCATCATTTCAGCTTAGTGTCAACCACTCGCCAAATTTATTATCCCATTCAAATGGTTCAAAAGGAACCATCCCAGACCAATGAAAAAACGTCAATTCGCCCCAGTATATTTTTCCATTAATTTCGTAAAAATCAACTCTTAAATGCGCAGTATCTCCTGCTAATTTTGATGCCAATACCTTCATACGTTCAAATTGTTTCGGTTTCTCATTAAAACATTTTGCATTTGGATGACCAGATTTTAAATCCAAATGATGAAACTGCATATCATAAAAATCAAATTTTGTTTCTTCACCATCTTTAAATCTTTCACTTGCAATAAAAAGAGCTTTAGGCTCTCCATGAAAAGTAAAAAACTTATAATCTCTTAATTCTTTTGTCAACTCATCCACCATATACTTTTCCGCAATAATTCGCGGCTTTACATTTTTATATGGCCATTCAAAACCGCCAGCATAATAATAGTTGTGTCTCAACCCTCGCTCCAACTTCTTTTTGGCCGCTTGTCTATCAAAGTTGTTTTTATCCTTGCAGATAACAATACTGCCACTGTCATGAGTACATTTCAATACAAACTGATTGGGCAATTCATCAAAATCAATTTCATCAAAATGATCCCATACTCCCAAAGTGGGAATAATATATTCCTCCCCAATCAACTCTGCCACATATTTTTTAGCTTCATATTTGTCCACCATTTTCGTATACAGCGGATTGCGATCATGCAGCTTCAGCCATTGCAGCTTTTCATTGAACGTACGGGGATTATCCAAATTCAAAGGATACCCCACCCGCTTCTTAAAACGCCGCTTCAAATACCATTCCTCCGGCACCACATGCATAGCGGCATAGTGCATATCACTGTATGCCCTTTTCAGCGGCACCAGCATAACCGACGGCAGATTTTCCTTAAGAATTTTCTTTATCCCCAAAATAGCCTCTCCTTTTCAAAATGCAGTTTCTGTCAATGTCCACTTTATATGTACACATATTATAAAAAGTGATATAATCCCTTATGAAACAAATATTTACCCTTCATTTATTTCTTTGGTATAATATATGAAGGGAGCGGTTTTATGAGCATGATAGACGATAGCCCCAATCAAGAATACTTAGATGCCATCAAGCGGTTGCGACTTAT
It includes:
- a CDS encoding recombinase family protein, with the protein product MAAKVYGYAENEADVAELRSFAGVDVILEDMAERGQYRMLRRFLREGDTLMVAHLSALGDSDRAVREEVDYLVQHQIRLQVLELPVTLQDLDEVSAVVVYQTLKDVLQVYQQRDDDRQALRSVRQQEGIQAARKAGRRFGRPAIAYPQGWKHIWKEWQAREISVMEACRKLKMSRSTFYRMAKRYQQGEKGGPEECLS
- the ptsP gene encoding phosphoenolpyruvate--protein phosphotransferase, encoding MADAIRGKGVISGIAIGKIMLAGQNLDGYLVNYQPESKEVEAKKAQDALTAVAETLRENIERLQKQEMVEQAAIMEAHRMMVQDPMMAQKIEEKLDEEANAPQAVLKAAEEQAQMFESMEDEYFAARAVDLRDVGKRVAKYILGVKEPELGDEKVILCGREIEPSVIAGMPTDKIAGVILGSGSTTAHAVIIAKARAIPTIVGLNKEDRIDKIADGDHVIMDGEEGKIIVNPSEEELAGYNEKIKKQQELAAHYAQLKDLPAVTTDGVKVDLMANIGTHMDVDNALKYGAKGVGLFRSEFVFMGRQDIPNEEDQFKAYKEAVEKCQGNLCVIRTMDIGGDKPLPYLNIPEEENPFLGYRAVRISLQRRDLFLPQLKAILRAGVYGKVGIMVPMVINVAEFKKVKEFIEEAKLELTHEGKAYAEDVQVGIMVETPAAAVMTPVLAKYVDFFSIGTNDLVQYTLACDRGNANIAELYNHFNPAVLQLIQRTITSARENGIWAGMCGEMASDPNAAVILMAMGISELSMSAPSIPRVKEKIRNISSTKAKEILADVMKMEDGDEIKAYLSKVL
- a CDS encoding sigma 54-interacting transcriptional regulator, with protein sequence MYEQEAVVHHESGIHARIAAMIVQRAQELSEKYATPLFLRSRRSERLEMRSLMKLVALKIRKGDSLFVSAEGDAGRQAVYEMVRFLEGDFEMREPGKIHEMDKLLHENALMQERLQMILEAVQDGICVVDRTGEITYVNPSYLRIVHKTPEMVMGQNVFKTAPDGNRCAVLRTGVARIGSISRKKDGTTVVANVNPIFVNGEIAGVVSVIKDITELQNLMARLSQVSAKAEYLEQELLRTKKTANAFANYIGKSGKVIDVLALASKAANSGATVLIRGESGTGKEVIAEGIHYASERRRGPFIRVNCGAIPGTLLESELFGHEKGAFTGAVKRKLGKFELADHGTIFLDEIGEMDKKMQVKLLRVLQQKEFDRVGGEETVHVDVRIIAATNRHLEDMVKEGTFRDDLYYRLNVIPIILPPLRERIDDIPLLVEHFIEKISAVTGKTVRSITPEAMDILMRYKWLGNVRELENVIERVITLMDSDTITVASLPSYIKGEAADREVQRLDEESAVLPWEEYEKRIIAKALKQCGSFNAAAKELRITHKTVAAKARKYGLS
- the galE gene encoding UDP-glucose 4-epimerase GalE, which codes for MKILLTGGAGFIGSHTIIELLYAGHSVCVVDNFVNSSAEAMRRVEKITGVSIPFYQVDIRDHDALSAVLDQHPVDCCIHFAGLKAVGESVSLPLEYYENNISGTLVLVDVLRKHGCRNIIFSSSATVYGDPAVIPITEDVSKGKCTNPYGWTKWMIEQILTDLHTADPSWNVVLLRYFNPIGAHPSGLIGENPNGVPNNLMPYITQVAAGKLECLHVFGNDYDTPDGTGVRDYIHVVDLARGHVAALQAVEKNVGVEIYNIGTGKGYSVLEIVKAFENATGIEIPYVIDPRRPGDIGTCYSAPGKALAELGWKAEFDIEDMCRDSWNWQKRNPNGYVSD
- the tolA gene encoding cell envelope integrity protein TolA, with product MTFILITGSIMTISIFLIYRLCHFFGIEMKWTSLALCAVMALLVNGLAITMSPFLDKGHYLRLGILVVTAAAVVTFFNERMLRREEAIAGGCTVLHTEALPPEDQPAPPPEDTILEARRKTAPADLAEKPAAESPEKAAPTEATPAAPAKQAAQKAIAEAEEAARIIAQKAEAKAKAEEEAKAKAKAEKAAKLEAKRKAQEEAARKKAEEQAKAAAAAKAKAEAEEKAKAEAAAKAKAQAEEKARKKAEAAARKEAQERKLAEKRRAHEQELKAELSAMDSLDALLDFAYEAKDAQPKDAIFAYHEAIDRYSDDDYTPFLVIELGNLYKEQANYSGAIATYKKALDIPIIAQNDAMCQEFTKNIHYLGTVQDILAKHAALSTPFPQIPGNIMQEIEDEFQAHKGSAK
- a CDS encoding response regulator, producing the protein MNIMLIDDDDAVRMMLQDIIEDYNLGDVTASLPTALELSTEMLLSQHIDILIIDMLMPGLDGIQAVSRIKDTFPGKIIMLSQVESKDLVGKAYEKGIDYYIMKPLNRNEIVSVLKNVSEHLRLESFAHNLQNSLLSLNPQNPAAPAQPKENTRTRAENQLKELGIRSAPGAQDLLNIVSYIEKNGGEITALKGLFTAVAERHGAEEPAKEAKAMEQRLRRTIYQAHINVASMGVLDYTNPKFEDYAPLYFDYNDIRNTMRLLENDEKPSPSQVHINMKKFLHALYDNAQKGK
- a CDS encoding HPr family phosphocarrier protein — protein: MTQEVVTIENKTGIHARPASIFVQTATKFKSKVQIQAKGKTVDAKSILMIMSMGLVQGTEITIVADGPDEADAVKALKELVDSKFGEE
- a CDS encoding polysaccharide biosynthesis/export family protein, which encodes MKKHIICSLLAAAALLAHVPADAAPGNAGANMVEVPATESVQPVVNGYVKAHNIFKTASLHRDQLTSEYRLTKYDVIQLSILGFPNGIGYSTGSTDSSGDVVAIGPDGYATLPYVGGVKLAGLTLEEAGEVIKEKLSRYIKIPSIVVSMKSYGPRKVYVMGEVGSPGIKNMNIDNLSAYAAITSAGGFTSRGRSTRVQVIRVIDNTMYYRQLNMKAFIRHHDLTQNVALQDGDIVYVPKSNGIKWKEDILPFFQAYTYYKAIVD
- a CDS encoding PRC-barrel domain-containing protein, which gives rise to MKKSVEILGLPIISITEGRELGVSKTLLIDAKNGTVAAITIEDADWYRGVKLIPYESVIAIGDDAVTITNSENILTLDAAGDYEALLDENIRIIDTKAITKSGTIQGKVTELYIGDDGKIEKCEITAPDGTTSDVATDQISIFGKQVTVIDPTGEKKNSVAAKAPEAPKAAPAAPEAPKAEEAPVETPKAAEPVKAEEAPKAEEKAEEVKPEPKKEAPKAAPAPKAEPKKEAPKADAAKQAAADKASEERHRRFLLGKKAARDIKMDNGIVIVEAGQDITEEVLQKAKLANKFIELSMNVQ